ACACTCTCACATGCCCCAGTGCCTTCAACGAAAACAAACTTCCAGCGGTAATTAAacattctatttattttttcattaatacagtgttttctttccccacaAATGAATAAAACCACTCACAGGACATTTACTGAAGAGTTATCAAATAGGGTGCTGTTTGATCTGTGGCTCCTTTTAGAAGGCAATCTGCTGTAGCGCTATTCACACATCAATGCTGCTTAAAGAATAAAgagccttttttccccacctgaACACCCATAGTGCACATAATCCAAGGCACATAGCATTGTATTGGTTAACCCAGGACTTGGAAACAGGCTGAATTACATTCAGTAACAATTAATGCTTCAAGAGAAGGTTTATTCATAAGGGCAAATTGAGGTCCTGCCAGAAGGTGGCTTATTCTCCTGAAGGTTAGAGTTTTGACTTCTTCTGAAAGAAGCTGACAATAGCATTTGCACACTCATCAGACAACCACCTCTCCCTCAGGACTTCACACTCCCTGCTGTTGGTCTCATGgagcttctccttctccagacttcGTAACAGTTGCTTTGATACTGCCAGGGACTagaggagaaagagcagaaTATTGAGAAGTTATGTTCTCTGTATTTCCCAATACATTATCAGTAAACAGCACAAACGAACACACTGGAATTCAAAGCAAGTCATATTAATATCAGACTTTCAAttagagtgatttttttttcttggaagtaATTATTTCATTTGGTTACTAATGCTTCTACTAAGGTAGAGGAGGTTCCTgaggaagcaaagcagcagtcCACTCAGCACAGCTAATCAGAGGAGGTAGGCATAAAAAGAAACCtgctcagctggctgcagtgccaAATGCAACCTACACTACCCACAGCTGGCACAAGTGCCTCCTCTTGCCCAGCAAAATGTAACACCACTGTGACTTGAGTAGCTTTGCAAAACCTATGCTAAAAAGAGGGACAACTGAACGCAGCAAAAGTAAAGCCACCAGGTGTCCTGAATAGCCCAAGCACTATTAATGCAGTAGCGCCAGCAGTAAGGGCtctgcttgaagaaaaaaaaagatatattgGGCCATCTTACtccacagaatctcagaaagCCAGtacagtgggggttggaaggaacctctggagatcatctagtccaaacccccttctTAACAAGGGTCACacacaggcaggtttggaatctctccagaggagactccacaacctctctaggcagcctgctccagggctccagcaccctcacaaagaattttttcctcacattcagatagaacctcctgggttccagtttctgCCCATTGccgcttgtcctgtcactgaaaagagtctggcccatTCTCTTATCCCCcatcctttagctattgatcagcattgagaagatcccctctcagtctgctcttctccaagctaaacaaccccaggtctttcagcctttccttctcagatGTTTCAGTGCCCAGGACTAAAGATGAAGTGGAACCAAATAGCAGGACAGGTTTGGTAGGAGGATTAGGAAtgctttcaaagcagaaaaatatttcaaatactgACATTTTTGGGGAGGCTTGCATAAGCTTCTAGTCTTGCCCAAACTTCCTTCTGAAAAGTCCTGTGAGGGAAGACTTCAGTCACAAGTCCCTGGGCACAGGCTTCTGCTGCAGTAAGCTTCTTATTGAAAAGCAGCATCTCATTTGCCTGTATAAAAGAGGAATAGCAAGTGTGATTCAACAAGACAAACTTAAGTGATCTTCATTTCTGGCTCAAAAGATGCAAGCAGGAGGCCTTTCTGTAGACTCTTCCTATGAGTACACATTTGCTTTTACAGTTGGAGGGTACCCACACACAAAGGCCAGATGATCCCACATGCACTGCAGACATTCTTACCTTGGCTACACCCATGATTTTTGGGAAGAGGTATGAGGAACACCCTTCTGGGCTCTGTCCAAGATTACTAAATGGGGTATGAAATGTAGCCTGgggaaaaagcagcacaaaacaaagcaaacctcaCAACACAGTCTTGGCTGATCCTGTGATCAATTGCAGCTCAATTTTCCTAAGTCTCATAGTGACAAACAATCCAGCAGGAGACTTTGAGGAAAAATCTGACACAATGATGAAGAAAAAGCACCACCCACCACAGACACTTCTGCAAGGAAAAGCTTGCCTAAAATTAATTAAGGCCTTAGGTTAAGTTCTATATCTGTTTAATGACCTTGTACAAATGAACAGCAGCAAATTCAGCCATATAGGGGGATTCTCTTCTATGCCTTAATACAGCTTTTGGTTATTTATTTGGCAAGCTATCTTAAAAGGAATCTCAAATTGAATAAATCAAAGCTTCTCTGAAGTTACCTTAGAACACAGGTTAGATAAAATGCCAGTTACTGCACCTTCACCCCATAAtcaccttttccttcccttgctatacctgaaaggggccttaAAAGTATAATTTCACAGTAGCTACTCATTACTGTACCCACAGTCAGGAAAGTTTCTGACCTGGTGCTAGCAACTTGACAATCATAACTACAACAGGGAAATTCCACCCATGTTAACCACAAAGCAACCCTATGCTAATAATTAGTATAGGTGTTCCTTGCTGTGACACAAAAAGCCTTTACCCTTGTGTGCTCTCCTCTGTCAGATTACCCCAAACTAAATCACCTTTCCTGCAGAAGGAGCCTTAAGGAGTGCCTTGGGACCAGCTCTGTGATGTACTTACCGTGTCAGAAGCATAGACCACGTCACACAGCCCAAGGACTGTTACACTGATCCCAATGGCTGGTCCATTTACCACGGCAATCAGTGGTTTAGGAAAATCAATAAAGTGACCCACAAACTCtctaggaaaaaggaaaaccagaaaggaaTAGACACATCAAAGGATCACACATCAAGCCACATAATTAGACACTGCAGAACAAAAAACAGGAGTTCCATGTAAAGGGGTTTAGATCCTTTCCCAAATGGATTCTGACACAGAAGATAAGAACTATTTGAAATACCTGCATCTCCTTACCAGCTAAGAGATGTCAGCTCCTACCATCAAGTTAGGGAAGCGCTGTCCTTTTCAGCTACAGTTACTGAACACAGCTCACCAACAAGTAGAGTCTTTGGCCCTGTCTGTCCATCCACCCCAAATCTTCCTTGGGGATACTTATTATTTTCATATTCTGTTCTGCAGTAAAGCCCCAAAAAGCACCACAATTGTGATGCTACCACAGCTTAGAAACCCCTAGTGTTGCTCTGCAGGGGTTTGAGAGAcagcattttgtttcatttcacagTTGTTTCTCTAGCTGAGAAGTGCCAAACACATTCTCAAAATCCAGTATTTTTCCAGCATGTGTGGTGTTTGTAAGAACTCCCCTTCTCTGGCATCTCTGCATTGGCTGTAGTGACACTGTGCTTGTGCAGCAGTACCAGCAGAGCCAAGGTGGTCCTTATGAGATAGAAAAACCATGAAGtacttcagaatcacagaacattaggggtagAAAGAGAGCTTAAAAGGTCAACCAgtctaatccccctgccagagcaggatcacctagagtaggtcacacaggaacaagtccaggcaagttttaaatgtctccagagaagagactccacaacatctctgggcagcctgttccagtgttttgtcaccctgtttttccttatgttcacatagAACCTTCTACACTCCAGTttgcacccattgtcccttgtcctatcactggacatcactgagaagagcctggatctgtcctcctgacacttacccttcacatatttatgaACATGTATGAGGttacctctcagtctcctccaagctaaagatccctagctccctcagcctttcctgataaggcagatgttccaatcccttaatcatctttgtggctctgcactggacactttcaagcagttccctggccttcttgaactgaggggcccagaactggacacaatattccagatgtggcctcacctggGCAGAGTagtgggggaggaaaacctctctcaacctactaactacaccccttctaatacaccctaGGATACCacttgccttcttggccacaagggcacattgcaaGACTACACATCATGAATACCTTACACAGCACTGAAGGCTGTGACACTTGCCAGATAACTCCTGAACAACACCAACAAATTGGGACTGTGAACCATAAACAGCTTTGCTAAGTACAAGCTGCAGTTCACCTTCAAAAGATAACTCAAAAACactgtttgctttgctgtggaTTTTAGGTTTTCCATCATTTCCAAGTGCTTGAGGGAACAATCTGATTTCCAAGCATCTCTCAGATGTCACCATCACATACAGAAGTAAAAGATGATAAAAACTGATTAAATAGGAACAAAACATGTTGTTTGTCCCTAGAAAACATTTCTACCACTGTGTCAGATGATCTTGGCCTCAGAAAATAAGTTCTTGAGCAGGTAGATTCAGACTCCAAGATGGAACCAAGATCGTTACACCTAGTCTCTATTGAAAACATCCTGACAGTGAAAGCATTTTGGCATATCCTGCTAGTGTAGATGCTACTGGATATCAAAAAGCCcatagatttttttgttgtggccTACAAAACCTACAGTCAAGATCATGCTTCCACCTgtggaaatattccaggtcagattgGCCAGGGTTccgagcaagctgatctagatgaagatgtccctgtttactgcaacagtgttggactagatgacctttcaacccaaaccattctataattctgttttTTCATTAAATCTGCATGTACTCTggggactaaaaaaaaaaaaaaaatggagtctTTAACACCACTGTACTTGGAAAGACTCATaatattcacagaatctcagcacgGTAAGGGtggcaagggacctctggagatcatgtagCCCaatctccctgctaaagcagggttacccacagcaggttgcccaggatgacAATGCCCAGACATGCTTgtaaactctccagagaaggagactccaccacctttctaggcagcctgctccagagctctggcactctcacagcaaagttgTTTTTCCTCATGCACAGACAGAGCCTCCgatgtttcagtttgtgcccactgccccttatcctgtcactatgcaccactgaaaagggtctggccccatcctgttaACCCCCACCCTATAGCTactgataagcattgagaagatcttctctcagtctgcttctctccagactagagcaccccaggtctctcagcctttcctcctcagagagacaCTCCAGTCCCCTTAGCACCTTTGTAGCCTtcactggaccctctccagtagttccccatCTTgtttgaactgaggagcccatcTTATCTCATTTTCTCATCATCTCATTATCACTGCTTCTCCCATATCTTTGTTTATGCATGTGGTCAGCTCTTAGACCCTCTCATCTAAGTGGAGATATCATCACATAACTGGGTTCCTACTGTTGTGTTTTCTATCAATGCCTGCAAGTTTTATTTCACCCATTACAGTAACTTATGCTGATATGAAACCAAGTTTTTCTACTTGAGTGACACCGCTGCATCTTTGGCCATCTTCTCCACTTCACCAGGCTGGATATTAGCAAAATTATTCAGATCATTTCCACTACTATAGTAGTCTCCAT
The window above is part of the Indicator indicator isolate 239-I01 chromosome 6, UM_Iind_1.1, whole genome shotgun sequence genome. Proteins encoded here:
- the ECI2 gene encoding enoyl-CoA delta isomerase 2 — protein: MAASVLTFVRGFAWRPLCKIRRAQAVCLPSAHLHLTAAAMQVSQKDFEKAQEQLKLLKNDPGNEAKLKLYAFFKQATEGPCNAPKPGMLDFVKKAKWDAWNSLGSLSQDDARRKYAELVSSLVSAESADLKDTSPEEGKHDGYETLLVTTKNNITKIMFNRPDKKNAINQKMYREIMKALEEAGKNDSTIAVITGNGDYYSSGNDLNNFANIQPGEVEKMAKDAAVSLKEFVGHFIDFPKPLIAVVNGPAIGISVTVLGLCDVVYASDTATFHTPFSNLGQSPEGCSSYLFPKIMGVAKANEMLLFNKKLTAAEACAQGLVTEVFPHRTFQKEVWARLEAYASLPKNSLAVSKQLLRSLEKEKLHETNSRECEVLRERWLSDECANAIVSFFQKKSKL